In Candidatus Zixiibacteriota bacterium, the following are encoded in one genomic region:
- a CDS encoding DUF2064 domain-containing protein: MNSECIVIIANDPEKSKDLKAVESVIGKKKTGYLGRAMIFDTLAVCLCIPKVDIAIYYHPVPSKERFEKMISLFAREEKDKSIRSRINKIELYPQKAERPVLNISNAFEEVFNRGYKRVIMMGAYCMPLNKSIIKAGFILLESNNVIIGPSFSGRYYIFGMSQYIPEVFDGVCWENDDFYIRLGNNLKAAKAKVQELEISYEIYTPDELNQLIADIECWRSVGDNRTAYHTERFLRTLE, from the coding sequence ATGAATTCTGAATGTATAGTAATTATTGCAAACGATCCTGAAAAAAGCAAAGATCTTAAGGCTGTAGAATCAGTAATCGGCAAGAAAAAAACCGGTTATCTGGGCAGGGCTATGATATTTGATACATTAGCAGTTTGTTTATGTATACCCAAAGTCGATATTGCCATTTATTATCATCCTGTTCCATCGAAAGAACGCTTTGAAAAAATGATCAGCTTATTTGCTCGTGAAGAAAAAGATAAATCCATAAGATCTAGAATCAACAAGATAGAGCTATATCCGCAAAAAGCTGAAAGACCAGTACTAAATATATCCAACGCTTTTGAAGAGGTTTTCAATCGAGGTTATAAGCGAGTGATAATGATGGGCGCCTATTGCATGCCTCTGAACAAATCGATTATAAAGGCGGGCTTTATTCTGCTTGAAAGCAACAATGTTATAATTGGGCCGTCATTTAGCGGAAGATATTATATTTTCGGCATGTCGCAATACATACCCGAAGTTTTTGACGGAGTCTGCTGGGAAAACGATGATTTCTATATCCGATTGGGCAACAATCTTAAAGCTGCAAAGGCTAAAGTTCAGGAGTTGGAAATATCCTATGAGATTTACACTCCGGATGAATTAAACCAGTTGATTGCAGATATAGAATGCTGGCGAAGTGTCGGCGATAACAGAACCGCCTATCACACCGAACGTTTTCTGAGAACATTGGAATAA